tcactggaaaaaaacagatgtttgaCTAGCAAGTAACataagaaattaaacaaaagaaaaagaaggaaaaacccCTGCCAAACCACTGTGTGTTCCTCCTCCCTTGGATCACACTAGGAGTTGTTTTAAAGCATGGTGTACTTTGAGTAGCTGTTATGTATTAATTATTAGCAttaacacaacagacacacttaCTGCTCTCTGTCAGCATGGTTTTCTCAAGTCCTACTGACCTCACAATCTGAGCCCATTCCAATGTGTGCTGTTGGTTCATCAGTAAAGTACGgtggccgacaagtacaaacgCACTGCATATACAGGCGCTGCGAATacagaaatgtgctgcacataagaaaacaaatgccaaaaaaaacaaaaaacaacccacaTTTCTTATATGAGcgcgtttctgtatttgcagtgttttccttttgcaaTCTGTTTTGCTATATGCAgcatgtttctgtatttgcagtgcATTTGTACTTGTCAGTCACCGTGGTAAATATTAGCTGCTAGTGCTATCTGAAAGTCATACTTCTGTTAATTCAGCCATTATGCTGCTTTTAACAGTCATGTGGAGGTGCTTGAAAGTGCAACAAATCCCCAGTAGACCTGGGACCAGCTGAGCTGACTACCCATGTCTTCCCAGAATGTGTATGAGTGCatgaaaagctaaataaaaGTACCACAATCAATGTATCCAAAGATAATGGAATAAAACTCTAAAAATGTACTCACATAAAATATGCTGCATTAAAACTACACAGAAAAGTATAATTTACTCAAAAAGTTCCTCAAGTAAATGTCATGGAGTAAATGAAACTCATTGATACCATTCCACTGTCTGTGAGTAAAGTCATGATGCAGAAAACATATCTGACCAGTAACTATGAGAAACTAAACTCCTATTTTGCCACACACCTTTAATTTATCTCTGTCCACCACCAGAGGAGGGATTTCTTGGTTCAGGATCTGTAGAGCCTGGTCATTGTTGATCATCTGCTGTTGCATCACAGCATTCTTTAGACCCCGAGTTATGCACCTCGCGCTCCGCTCTAagacacaacacatgcacaaagcacTTAGATCATTATAATAAATGACAGCCCGCTGACACATTCACTCACTATGCCATCTCTAGAAACACCACACCGGTTTTCTTGCCCTGGGGATTCATCTGAATTCCTACcgattttttttctccacactgCAAGTTAGGGTttgaaattaactttttaaaatgtcagcagcTACCAGCCACTCAGTAGTACATAGTAACTGATACTAATTTCCCACCCTGTTGTAAGTTAAAGAGGCAAACTTGAAGTGTACGACAGTGTTAATATCAAACCTGTGGCcacgtctctctctcctctgataGCTTCAGAGACATCTTGGGTTGTTGATTCCAGTTCTTCCACCTCCATTGGTTCAACAGGGCTGTTTTGCTTTGCCTCTTCTACAGTAACTACCTTGTTGTTGGTCTCAGTTTCTGTCAGCTGGTTTTCAGTTTTAGCACCCTCCTCTATGCTGGATTGTCCCTGGGTATCCCCCTCCGTCTCAGTGTGGTTGTCCTGATTAGtgttcactgaaatgttttcacttcctACTTTTGTTaacactttgttgttttcctccgACTGTCCTTGTTGTTCTGGGATAGCTTCATCCACCGATTCTTTGTCGTTCTGTGTCTGGTCGCCACTTTCTGTTTCCGCTGTTTGACACATGATAAGCTGGTCTTTAACAGCTGGATTCATCTCCTGTTTTCCCTCCAGACTGTCCTGCTTCTTCTCAGTGAGCCCAAAACTACCTTCCTGAACTGGTGCAGGCTCTGACTCTACGTCAACCACCATCTGCTCCTCCTTTCCTCCAGCACCCTCATCACACTCTGTTACTCCTCCCTTCTcaacctcctcctcatcatccccatcttcctcttcctcatcggACCCCATGTGTGCATCATCTCTAGAtgtgtgaggagaggaggaagacttCTTCTTTGAATAAAAGCCAGCAGACCAGCGACTCTTTcgccttttcttcttttgggCTGGAGGAACAAAAAGGGGGtgaggattttctttttgtaataattcttttaaatacatgtttgtCATCTACAGTAGTCCTTACCTGTGCTTCTGAGCACCATAACAGCAGGAGCACTTGCATTCAGAGTAGCTGCAGCTGTGGGTCCAGTTGGCTCTCTTTGTGGGGTCATGTCAGCAATCTTGGCCTCAGCAGGAGGTTTGGACTGTTTGGGAAGGACGTGGTAGAAGGAGGGAGCATGCCGGACAGTGGAGCAACCTGAGGTAAAGAAACCATATACTTTTTGTCACTTTACACCATTGTGAAACTGGTTTTGTCCAACTACACATCTCTATGCATTCTGATACCAAGAGCCTGACGCAATTAAGCAATCTCGATTTAAGGCTAGAGAGAAATATGTGGGGAtgcataaatgacaaaataggTGAATAGTATTAAATTAAAAGCATAAACTAGAAGTACTGGCTCAGCACCCCAGTTAAGGTGCAGTATCTGCAGTATCTGACTCAACTCATAGGTAGTGAAGACTATATTCAGTTTCCACTGAATAATTTCCAGGGAGAAACATGCCATCTTCACTTAAGAGACTTGCTGCAAatatggatgctgctgcaaaaaagctacagattctaaaatgtgtaggcttcacacacatcttcaagccagcagcacagaagatcgatacaatcagcacagtttcaaggtggacagctaagattagtgtcaccaatttaGTATCTGACcgaatgtgaaatatggtcacaatctgctcTTCAGTTCCCAagttagacagaaaacattaagatgtcacagtgaagttgaccttttgggtctaaaatgtcaacattttttctattagacatttgtgtgaaattttgtcctAATTGGTGAAAAATtcttgagaaaaataaataaataaataaaacaaaataaaaattctgtgaGGTCAAAGTGACCTTTGGCCACCAAACTGTGATCAGTTCAGCATCAAGTCCTAGAGGATGTTTGTGCCAAGTTTAAAGACATGCCATAAACTCTGTATGTATGAACACAGCATTCACCTCTTCTGCTACgtgatgcttttatttcctcACAGATCTTCTCAAAATCTTCATCCAGTTCATCTCTGATGATAGCATGGACAGTGTCTTTCAATGCACATGCTCTGTGGCGGATCTGACGGTCTGGAGGAAATACACAGTTGAATGAGTAAGAATACAAATTTTATGTGCAAGCTGTTGCATTATTACTGCAAGTGTTAAGGGGACAGTTTATtgcaaatcaaaaacacattcaccTCCAGGTATGaagtgctgtttatccatctagactGTTTTGAAGTGAGTTACTGAGTTTTGAGATAGCTGTAGATAAGTTTGCTTTCTCCCTAATATAATGGAACAAGATGGCACTTCAAGGGCCACAAAATACACTGGACAAATTCAACAacgtctctttccagaaatcatccAGCTGATTTCTCCATAACTcggcaactcacaccaaaacaatgtaGATGGATAAATAGGACTAGAGGTAAGAagatttttgggtgaactgtcctTTTATGCTATATATGTTCTCCgtttttttcctgttcacaAGGTATACCTGAGGGGTCCTTGTCTGGATTGTATTCCAGGGCGTTCTGCCAGATGAGATCTACATCTTGGAGGAACTCTTTTACTGTCCCATACTGATGGAGGTCAACCTTAGAGAGAACTGTTGACAGGTCCATAGGCTTCTTGATCACCTCAGCATAATCTGGTACCTAAAGCACATGGCACAGAGCTGTGAGTGGGGATCAGTGGGAAAAATGAATAAGGTACCATCAAAAAATCTTTTGGAGACAGTTTCAGGTAAGGCATTATTAGGGgataacaggaaatgaaacaatagTATATCATGGAAAAGCTACCTCTTCTAAATCCACAGGCTTTGTAAAAGCTTTGAAGCGTTTATCTTGGGACAGGCGGTTGGTGACATCACGCAGGAAGAGACGGAGCTCTCTGAGTGTAtcttcctcctgttcctccaaTCGCTGGGTCTCCTCTTCTGTCAGCTGACgtgagggagggggaggggcaaCAGGAAGCACCTCTAAAGCATTGAGCACTGAAGAACATGGAAGGTTGATAGACAAGCTGAGAAGTGAATTTAATTAACTTGGCCCCAATAACAGTGTCCAATGCCCACACTTAGAGTCATTGTCCCACTGTCAAATAAACAAGGTCATGTCCACTTTTTGCAAGTCTGCATTTCTGCAGACTTTGCCAGAGGGAATTACCCAAAGTTCACATAGCATTGTCACACTAAATAAAGGGTTACCAGGGGAGGCTTACAAGTGTTTAAAACAACAATGATAATCCAAATGATGGTGCCTGAATATTCAATTAATTTTCTTATTCTACAAGCAAAGCATTATATTCCAAAAATGTTCTAAATCAATACTCAAGATCTCCCATTTTCTCCTAGAAAAGAATTCTCTATTTAAATCACTAATTTATTAAACAACTAAACATGAAATAAGGTTTTTAAGCATTATGAAACTTTTTTCTCCTTGAAACCAGACTGAATATGttcatattttgtgtgtatgcagactcgtgttttatttttatgtaattgtcgacatatttccattttcatattCTGAATGTACCTGAATGTTTGTATATCATCCTTTTGCTAATAAAAAGATGTTCAAATAAGGCAGTTGGTGTCTTTGCCgtgaaaaccaaacaaacccaCAAGATAATGTGATATGTTGCAAAATGCCATCTCATTCCTGTTTGTACCACTTCAGGCACTGACACTGCAAAATCTCACACTGAGGAACTCAACAGGTaatcaactgtgtgtgtgagggttcaGGGCTTGAGGTCTTACAGGGGGGACACTGGGACTGTTTTATTATTCGACACCCTAAAATACTGTGATGCATATAAACACCATCTTACTCCAGAGAAAGGGTTAATACAAATCTTGGTAACATCCAGTTTTAGCCTGCAGATGTCAAATCAGACAAGATGGCAAATACCTCACTGCCACCTACTGAACCACAGTTCAACTACAGGATTTCCACTGCCAAACTGTCCAATTTCTACACAAATTAAGacattcttgtgtgtgtcatacTACTACGCTGATGTTACCCAAACCAcgcatttaaattaaataaaaatgtatataattttgcagataaataaacagaaatcacaGTATACTTTTCCACCATCTTTACATAAAAAAGTCAACCATTAAACTAGTGGTTTCTTTActcaaatttttaatttttattccaGCGCtgaagcaagcaagcaagcttATATTTTATTACCACACTCCCATATTTCTCACCAGCTTTCTTTTTTGAGGCAGGGGCCTTAGCAGCCTGATTGAGGATCAGATCCTCAAAGaagtttcttctttctctgctggTGGGAACCTGGACATGGAAAACCTCTCCATACTCCACCCGAAACAACTCCTGCACCTGAGAAAAGAAAGGTGAGAGAGGACTTACAGATGGGTATTTTGTCCATATCTCATAGAGATTCCATTTATATTCAAGAAATTTAGAAGCACTGAGATCTCATTTTCACTCCACAACTATTTTGTTAACGCTGCACCCTAACCGATCACCACTCTGAATCTACAGTGCATTGCTCTTCTTTCCAGACCTCCATGCTGAGTTGGTCATATCGCAGGCTACACGTAGCCAGAAGCAATATAGGGGCAAAGGCAGGGATGGAGTTGAGCAGGCTGAGGAAGGTGGCTCTTAGGGCTGGACCCACAGTTTCCCACCACTGTCCAATGTGAGGGATGTACAGGATACTGGGAGAGGTCCGCTTTGCTTCAACAAAGATCTgcagaacatgaaaacattcatacaCCATCTGGGTATTTGCAAAAACTTGATGAAATCTACAAATGTGTATATAGAACAGTGGCGTTTTCACAGATCATAAGATGGGGATCAATATGACCATGGATGATAGGGGTGCATAACAAATGCATAACTCAAAGCCATGATGAGGACATTAAGCTAATGCTGAAATAATCGGGAAATAAATGCTAAtggtttgtgtcattttaagtAAAGATACCTAAAACACACCCTACATTTTCTCAAAAGtgaagatttgtttgtttttctccatttcatgTCACCATTAATTGAATATTTGGGGGTCACTGCTGGTCTTAATAAATAAGCTTCCAGACATCACTTTGAGTGGGTGAAGGCTGATTTACCCTTTCATACGAGTGTATGTAGTACATATTTATCCCCACTTCCTACAGTGTAAAAAGGTGGGGCCCATGGACTACAGTCTCTGTAGCAGCTATTTTGGCCAGTGAAGTCCACTGAAAAGAACTCACTGAATTTGACAAAGCCGCAAGAGTAGAGAATACCCCATTTCTGTGTGAGACTTGATTTAACAGGTCTTGGGCctgtttaaatgtaaatgacCCGAACTGAAGACATCTCATGAAGTGTTATTGTCtctaaatatgtaaatacataaCAATTTATAGGTGTTTTATTGTGCATAGTGGGGTTTCACTTACCTGAGCACAAGTCTCTTCCGCAGTCGTTGCGCTGGCTCCAAACAGCACAGCCATGTCCAGTGTGTACACAGTGAATTTCTCCAGCGCGTGGAGGACAGCTGGAGCCAGGTGGGAGCTCTGACCCGAGCCTGGCCTGCCCTCCAACAGCAGCCGGGGACGATAGGAGGTCGGGTGGCTCAGCACACTCCTACAAAAGGAGATATGACAGAGACAAGATTTCATTCCACTGACTGAAGTGGGTTCACTCATTTGCCTGAATGAGATCTTGAAAAAAACTTGGGTCACTGGGACACAATTCACAGCACTTTTAAAGCAAAGATAAAAGGAATAGAAGCACAATAACTACTAGACCTAAGACAACATAGTGTAAACTTCATAAATAAGTAAATCACTCCTGCTTTCCCATCTACACAACTACGATTTTGATTTTGagaaataatatttattaaaaatgtcattatcTGAAAGAATGAGGAGACAGTGAATCTCTTGCATAACATTCCTTCCAGAATTATGGCTAATCAACCTGTTGAGATTCAGGAGTTCCTTGGCAGCAGGTGTTTTGAGTTGGGAGTGAGAGTTCTGTCCAGTGGAGGGGACTTCTGAGTCATCATCTTCACTGAACATCAGATCATCCTCAGACAGACCACAGGCCACATCTACAagtaaacaaacatgcacaagcacacatgaCAGCAGCTAATCAGGATGCCTCAAAAAAAAGGTTGACAAATGAGCACTTGATCTAGAAGTGTTCTCTTTTTTCACTGCTTAGGAACAAAGTGGAAAttaatttgttaaattaaatgatGGAATACATGACTATGAACAGAATAGAAGGAGGCCAGAATAAATTACtacaaaacagaacaagaaaaaatattattattattaaaaatgtattattattaaaaagacTAAACAAGACTGGACCttgttctctcttcctttttaaGAATTGTTCAGCATGTGGAAACACTCTGGTAACCGTGTGGAGGATGTCCCGCAGGGCAGCGCTCAGCAGAGGACGAATGGCAGGTATCAGGGCCTTGGCTGGTGACACTACCGCCCTAAGAATGACAATTGGCATCATATTTACTTATATGCAAGAACCAGTCACcggaaatataaaaataatgctTATAATAAATAAGAGACAGCACTATGTAAacaatgtatgtaatgtaaagCTGTTTTGGCTATACCTCTGGGAAGCAGGCACCATCTTGGACATGGCAGACATAAAGTCTTTGTTTGTGATAGCTATGGAGCTGACATCAAGCACAAGTTTCTGTGATGAGGAGTAGATTTGTGGGTAGCGGCGGCGCAGTGCACACAGCGCAGCCTCTGAACACACTGCCTTGATGTCCGCTCCGCAATAACCTACCAAGCAAATGGAGACAGACTgttaaaacactaaaacagtCTGTGTACAATCTGTCGTTGTTTGTGCCAGTGTTTCATGTGTAAATCTCTGGATGGAGTTAAAGGTTCATTTTGGTTCTGATGGACAGTATAATGTCCACTAAATGTTGTacttaatgaataaaaatgactttaCTCTTTGATGTTTAAAACAAGTTACATAGTActgaaagattaaaaagatttttaaatatgtgtatttttcaAGTTGTAGGGGACCACAGTTTTTGCACTACTGTGCATGAACATACCAACACATTTATCTGCCAATTCTTccagaaaaatgtcagaaggTGGTGGAGTCCACTGTCTGGTGTGGATCTTCAGGATATCCTTTCTCGCCTGTCATACAAAATTAGAccacagcattttaaaatgcagatcCGGTATTCTACCATTTCAGCATAATTTGAAAGAGCTCAGATTTTACTTTAATCCACGCgtcaattttcacttttattatcAAAGAAGTGCATCCAGTGTCCCACCTCTCTATCTGGCAGACCAAAGAGGAACTCTCGGTCAAAGCGTCCTGGTCTTCTCAGAGCTGGGTCGATTGAGTCCAGTCTGTTTGTAGCTCCTATAACAACAACTTCCCCTCTAGCATCTAATCCATCCATAAGAGCCAACAGGGTTGATACAATGGAactacagagacagagaaagacttACTGTATGTCAGGTTTCCAAACTGATTAACTGGTTAACAAGATAATGAATAATGAGATGTGTTTGTATAGCTGCAGTTATATCAGAGatgttttaaattcttttgtgCACAACATTAAAGTTTACTTGTGATAACAGCATCCCAGCACTCTGggattttaaattttaatgtatGCTCTCATCTGTTCTCACATGAAGCATGAGCTAGAATTATGACAGTCAATGCTAAGATTTCATTTTGTGcccctttttatttatttgtaagaAACCTGTAACATCTGGCAACCTACCACAAAACCAGACAGTAATCTTCACTGTTCCACTCTGTACATGTTATCCTCTGCTCACCTGTGGATCTGGTCCTGGCGGCTGGACCTGACTGGAGCCAAACCATCAATTTCATCGAAGAAGACGATGGACGGACGCATCTGGTATGCCTAGAATCAATTCAATAAGAATTCACATTGCATCACCTTTAGACCTCATGCTTACTAATGAATAGGTTTAATCTGTTTTAACTACATGAACCAATCACACTTGCaacaggaaagggaaaaaaaactgaccaaTCTCCCACAAACTATGTTGTAAGTTGACGAGGAGTTTACCTGATCAAAGAGCAGTCGTAGCTGTCTCTCAGATTCTCCTACCCACTTACTGAGGCAGTCAGCTCCTTTCCTCATGAAGAAAGACACCTTTCTCTCCCCCTGACTGCACTCATTGGCCAACGCTCTGGCTACGAGGGTTTTCCCCGTGCCTGGAGGGCCATAAAATAGACATCCCCTAAAGACAAGAGAACAAGACACCTGGATTTTATTAAGGTTTGACTGATGTTACAATACAAACTAATCCCAAGACAGTGGACTGGACAAAAAGAAAGTTGACAGATTATGAgccacagaacagaaaatggaTGCTAAACTATATAATCTTATTTTGTCTTCTCATTCCATATTTTTACCTGGGAGGCTGTATCTTGAACCTCTCAAACACTTCTGGGTAGAGAAGAGGGAAGACCACCATCTCCTTCAGCGCTGAGATGTGTTTACTCAAACCTCCAATGCTTTCAAAGCGCACCTGGATGACAAATAGTGTTATTCCCAGAATGTTAGCCCATAACACTACTAAAGCCCTATTAAATATTAGGACTTTAAAAGACTCATCTCTCGATGCAGCTTACCGTCCTATCAATTTGCATGGGGTCCACATCAGCGAGGCTGGCTCCAATCTTCATTCTGTCCTTGTGGATTCCAAGCAGGTCTTCTTTCCTGAAGTTCATAGGCAGACATCTGCAGggagaaaaacacttttcagaTTGTGAGCATTTGGCAAATGTTTGTGGCAAGAAGGACTTGGCCACATGATGATTTCATCCAGTCCACATGGGATCTCAAGCAGACTTTATTGATACAGTATATCCACCCATAATTCACTGCAATACGAATCTTTGGTTTGGGAAGTAAGATAGACAATGTTGTGCAGACGGTACTAATTACAGTAAGACAATAAGTGTCCCTGCAGACTCATTGTTTGACACACCAGTCAAAACGTGTGATATTTCCAAAGAATGTCTCTGCCTATTCTGGTAGCATGCAGAGACCTGTGGAAATACAGATGTTAAGCAACTATGCATATTTTGAACAACAAACTGACAGCCTTCAGAACTGACTATAGGTGAGTACAATAAGTATGGTATAATAGTTACTGTGTAATCCTGTCACCCACCTCTGTGCTCCAGCCACGTGCTGTGTTGTCTACCTGCACTGTaggacagctgctgctgacattcTCACCTGTTGACTGACCTGCTCCTGTTCTTACTTCTCCGTCTCTGGAATTGCTCATCGTCTGAAGATGAGGAAGTGGAGTCACTACTGTGGATGGCGTGTCTCCTTCTGCAAAAGCAAAAGAGATGCAGCCACATTATCACAAACCCTATCTGTCACTGTGATTATCAGCTTATCTACGACCAGGAATCCCAACCACACTTaagttcattttctgtcatgccGTCACTGACAACAGAACCAGTCCAAGTCCATGTCTTAACACAGCCttaaacaaatggaaacaaacatacacacacatggtgtgtgtatgtttgttaaccctaaccctaaccctggcTCCACAGTAATGATGCaagaatttaaaatgacaactgTATTGGAATTTGCATTATGTGCAAACAACACAGTTGTGACTCATCCAACCACTTTAAATTATACATTCACCATACATGGCACCTGAAAAACACTCCACCTCAACACATAAGACTTGACTTACAGAATTTGccttaaacacacaacataagTGATCAAGCATACAATATTTTTCTACTTGATACAAATTCAACAATATTGAACCAATTAGACACCCACGTGTGCCTCAATTACcaccaagcaaaaaaaaaaaaaaacaaaacagaagcacccaaaaaaaaaaccaaaacacacactaacaataAATACAAGGACAAGCAGTGAGGGTCTTACCTCTCAGAACTACTCCTGAGGGTGGGATGAAGagaatcagaaagaaaaagatacgTACAAATGGAACATTAAGGGTGTGATCCTGTTCTGGACACTGCATTAGTCAGGCCACTTTTACTGACTGCTACAGAAAGTTGTGACAATGTTTCATAAAGGTAAAAATCAGTCcagaaaatgtcagtgatgGCTGGTGGCTGTGCTGTTGTACTAACCTGCTGGTTCTCCTGTTGTAGGGGCTCCTGGGGGCTGTGGAGCTGAATCTGTACCTGCGTCTGGTAGGAGACGAGTGGTCCTTAAAATACATGCTGCGCTTCCTGGGCTCTCTGGGTTCTAACAAAAACAgtgatagaaaacaaaaaaaaactctcccAGGTTTAATAAAATACTAAAGAGGGCTTAAGAAGTATAGTATTGAAAAGGAGCTTAGAACAAGAATCCTACAGctttcacaaaacatttaaatcagagaaaacagagttTTTAATGTCATccaatttttttctcttatgcCAAAGAATTTTAATAAATCACCCAGTTTCTTCatgaatgtattttatatatatatatatatatatatatatatatatatatatgtataagtGCTACCTGCCAAATATAGGTACAAAGAAACTGGAAACACAAACCTAAAAAGGCCATGGTGCAAATTTGCATTCAGAACTAATTTTTAAGCATTTCACAGCTTAAACATGCATCAAATATGCTGCCATTTAACAGAATGATCAAGCTGAATAGAAGTAGTACCATCCAGCGGGGCCTGATAGCGAACCACAGTCTTCCGTTGCCTAAAATCATAGCGcctttgattttcttcttcctcatcctcgCCATCttcatcgtcgtcatcatcatcttcttcttcctcctcctcctcatcttcttcttctccatctccctcctcctcttcatcatccttATCCCCTCCTGTTAAATTAAGGGAGAAAATACTTTTTTgcaactggaaaaaaagaactgtGTCGCTCAGGGCAGATCTGTTATTCCTTAAAACAAAATTTGAACAATTTTGCTCTTGATGAAGTTTTACAGAGAGAGCAAGCAgaactgaagaaagaaaaagatgcacACTTCTGTATGTAGACATCTTTAGGACACCCTGCGGTATGGACCAGTATAACTAAAATGGTATCCTGCATGTATATACTTAAAATGGTtattaaatctaaaatctaatcCATCTCACCTtggttctcctcctctgtgtctttacTGTCCACATTCGTCCTCAAAGACCTTCTCAT
This sequence is a window from Scatophagus argus isolate fScaArg1 chromosome 9, fScaArg1.pri, whole genome shotgun sequence. Protein-coding genes within it:
- the LOC124065079 gene encoding ATPase family AAA domain-containing protein 2-like isoform X1, which codes for MVILRSSGGVGAEPVATTPKRRSMELDTSSEFLSLLPASQRKSTRSTRSSRVLDDSFSSPENSTANGHADIKQDKGSALHHSLRTRRQRVKLEVSFSDIEPNSMTPVNEDKAGGCCTRKSSRLQRDGKASSRKQQTDVPDEVEGSSTPKRSRFNLQSRDVDEEEEEEEDRSVRRSSRITRYRLNSHNQSVLYDRLITNTAEAVLQKMDDMQKMRRRLRDRDTKEELGVYTRARMRRSLRTNVDSKDTEEENQGGDKDDEEEEGDGEEEDEEEEEEEDDDDDDEDGEDEEEENQRRYDFRQRKTVVRYQAPLDEPREPRKRSMYFKDHSSPTRRRYRFSSTAPRSPYNRRTSRSSSERRRHAIHSSDSTSSSSDDEQFQRRRSKNRSRSVNRCLPMNFRKEDLLGIHKDRMKIGASLADVDPMQIDRTVRFESIGGLSKHISALKEMVVFPLLYPEVFERFKIQPPRGCLFYGPPGTGKTLVARALANECSQGERKVSFFMRKGADCLSKWVGESERQLRLLFDQAYQMRPSIVFFDEIDGLAPVRSSRQDQIHSSIVSTLLALMDGLDARGEVVVIGATNRLDSIDPALRRPGRFDREFLFGLPDREARKDILKIHTRQWTPPPSDIFLEELADKCVGYCGADIKAVCSEAALCALRRRYPQIYSSSQKLVLDVSSIAITNKDFMSAMSKMVPASQRAVVSPAKALIPAIRPLLSAALRDILHTVTRVFPHAEQFLKRKREQDVACGLSEDDLMFSEDDDSEVPSTGQNSHSQLKTPAAKELLNLNRSVLSHPTSYRPRLLLEGRPGSGQSSHLAPAVLHALEKFTVYTLDMAVLFGASATTAEETCAQIFVEAKRTSPSILYIPHIGQWWETVGPALRATFLSLLNSIPAFAPILLLATCSLRYDQLSMEVQELFRVEYGEVFHVQVPTSRERRNFFEDLILNQAAKAPASKKKAVLNALEVLPVAPPPPSRQLTEEETQRLEEQEEDTLRELRLFLRDVTNRLSQDKRFKAFTKPVDLEEVPDYAEVIKKPMDLSTVLSKVDLHQYGTVKEFLQDVDLIWQNALEYNPDKDPSDRQIRHRACALKDTVHAIIRDELDEDFEKICEEIKASRSRRGCSTVRHAPSFYHVLPKQSKPPAEAKIADMTPQREPTGPTAAATLNASAPAVMVLRSTAQKKKRRKSRWSAGFYSKKKSSSSPHTSRDDAHMGSDEEEEDGDDEEEVEKGGVTECDEGAGGKEEQMVVDVESEPAPVQEGSFGLTEKKQDSLEGKQEMNPAVKDQLIMCQTAETESGDQTQNDKESVDEAIPEQQGQSEENNKVLTKVGSENISVNTNQDNHTETEGDTQGQSSIEEGAKTENQLTETETNNKVVTVEEAKQNSPVEPMEVEELESTTQDVSEAIRGERDVATERSARCITRGLKNAVMQQQMINNDQALQILNQEIPPLVVDRDKLKDLLERVVTKTEGYEVYKLEKLYALLCQSIYRHRRDYNKTALIQELEQEIEDFC
- the LOC124065079 gene encoding ATPase family AAA domain-containing protein 2-like isoform X2; translated protein: MVILRSSGGVGAEPVATTPKRRSMELDTSSEFLSLLPASQRKSTRSTRSSRVLDDSFSSPENSTANGHADIKQDKGSALHHSLRTRRQRVKLEVSFSDIEPNSMTPVNEDKAGGCCTRKSSRLQRDGKASSRKQQTDVPDEVEGSSTPKRSRFNLQSRDVDEEEEEEEDRSVRRSSRITRYRLNSHNQSVLYDRLITNTAEAVLQKMDDMQKMRRRLRDRDTKEELGVYTRARMRRSLRTNVDSKDTEEENQGGDKDDEEEEGDGEEEDEEEEEEEDDDDDDEDGEDEEEENQRRYDFRQRKTVVRYQAPLDEPREPRKRSMYFKDHSSPTRRRYRFSSTAPRSPYNRRTSRRRHAIHSSDSTSSSSDDEQFQRRRSKNRSRSVNRCLPMNFRKEDLLGIHKDRMKIGASLADVDPMQIDRTVRFESIGGLSKHISALKEMVVFPLLYPEVFERFKIQPPRGCLFYGPPGTGKTLVARALANECSQGERKVSFFMRKGADCLSKWVGESERQLRLLFDQAYQMRPSIVFFDEIDGLAPVRSSRQDQIHSSIVSTLLALMDGLDARGEVVVIGATNRLDSIDPALRRPGRFDREFLFGLPDREARKDILKIHTRQWTPPPSDIFLEELADKCVGYCGADIKAVCSEAALCALRRRYPQIYSSSQKLVLDVSSIAITNKDFMSAMSKMVPASQRAVVSPAKALIPAIRPLLSAALRDILHTVTRVFPHAEQFLKRKREQDVACGLSEDDLMFSEDDDSEVPSTGQNSHSQLKTPAAKELLNLNRSVLSHPTSYRPRLLLEGRPGSGQSSHLAPAVLHALEKFTVYTLDMAVLFGASATTAEETCAQIFVEAKRTSPSILYIPHIGQWWETVGPALRATFLSLLNSIPAFAPILLLATCSLRYDQLSMEVQELFRVEYGEVFHVQVPTSRERRNFFEDLILNQAAKAPASKKKAVLNALEVLPVAPPPPSRQLTEEETQRLEEQEEDTLRELRLFLRDVTNRLSQDKRFKAFTKPVDLEEVPDYAEVIKKPMDLSTVLSKVDLHQYGTVKEFLQDVDLIWQNALEYNPDKDPSDRQIRHRACALKDTVHAIIRDELDEDFEKICEEIKASRSRRGCSTVRHAPSFYHVLPKQSKPPAEAKIADMTPQREPTGPTAAATLNASAPAVMVLRSTAQKKKRRKSRWSAGFYSKKKSSSSPHTSRDDAHMGSDEEEEDGDDEEEVEKGGVTECDEGAGGKEEQMVVDVESEPAPVQEGSFGLTEKKQDSLEGKQEMNPAVKDQLIMCQTAETESGDQTQNDKESVDEAIPEQQGQSEENNKVLTKVGSENISVNTNQDNHTETEGDTQGQSSIEEGAKTENQLTETETNNKVVTVEEAKQNSPVEPMEVEELESTTQDVSEAIRGERDVATERSARCITRGLKNAVMQQQMINNDQALQILNQEIPPLVVDRDKLKDLLERVVTKTEGYEVYKLEKLYALLCQSIYRHRRDYNKTALIQELEQEIEDFC